TGGTAATTAACGGCTACGAAGTTGGTGGTGGTTCTGTACGTATCCATAATGCAGAAATGCAAACAGCGGTATTTGGTATCCTAGGTATCGAAGCGCAAGAACAACAAGAGAAATTTGGTTTCCTACTTGAAGCTCTAAAATACGGTACGCCGCCACATGCAGGTCTTGCGTTCGGTCTTGACCGTCTAGCAATGCTACTTTGTGGTACAGAAAACATCCGTGATGTTATCGCGTTCCCGAAAACAACGGCTGCAGCATGTCTACTTACAGACGCTCCAAGCCTAGCAAACCCTGCTTCTTTAGAAGAATTGGCGATTGCAGTTAAACTTGCCGAGAAAAAAGACGCATAATTAGCGTTTAACTCTTTGTAAAAAATGCCCGTATTTATGCGGGCATTTTTGTATCTATACTATGTAAAGTGAAACTGCTCTTTATTACTAATACCTTGAGTTTGAAGTGGTATCTAGCTAATATATATGTATAAATAATCAGTGGTTTTTATATGTCTATCATTTTAGGGATTGATCCCGGCTCGCGTATTACTGGATATGGTGTTATTCGCCAAAATGGCCGTCATCTGCAATATCTTGGCAGTGGTTGTATTCGTATGTCTGAAAAAGAACTACCTGGTCGATTAAAGCAAATTTATGCGGGGGTTTCTGAAATCATCACGCAATTCCAACCTGATGTGTTTGCGATTGAACAAGTATTTATGTCGAAAAATGCCGACTCAGCATTAAAGCTTGGTCAAGCGAGAGGCAGTGCAATAGTGGCTGCTGTGAATGCAGACCTGCCAGTATATGAATATGCTGCACGCTTAATTAAGCAAGCAGTAACAGGAACGGGTGGTGCTGATAAATCTCAAGTCCAACATATGGTAATGAGTATGTTGAAACTGCCGGCTAAACCACAAGCCGATGCTGCTGATGCATTAGGCGCAGCCATTTGTCATGCCAATACCAATAAAACATTAATTGCGTTAGCTGGTAAAGCAACGGGAGCACGTCGTGGGCGTTATAGATAAAGAGTGTCAGTGCAGCTTGTTATAAATTCTCATTTCTTTTACTGGATATCTATCCAGTTCTTTATTACTATCTTAACTTATTATTTATTTTAAAGAGTATCTATTGTGATTGGACGTCTTCGCGGAAATTTATTAGAAAAACAACCACCAGAATTATTGATCGAAGTGAGTGGTATTGGCTATGAAGTACAGATGCCAATGAGCTGTTTTTATGAATTACCAGAAGTGGGTTCGGAAGCCATTATTTATACTCATTATGTTGTACGTGAAGATGCACAGCTACTATATGGTTTTAATACTAAAAACGAACGAGCTTTGTTTCGTGAAGTAATTAAAGCAAATGGTGTTGGCCCTAAGCTGGGCTTAGCTATTCTATCAGGAATGACAGCTGCGCAATTTGTACAAAGTGTTGAACGTGAAGATATCTCAACATTGGTTAAGTTACCCGGGGTTGGTAAAAAGACAGCGGAAAGACTTGTCGTTGAAATGAAAGATAGATTAAAAGGATGGGGAGCGGGTGATCTCTTTACACCAGCGACCGATGCAGCACCAATGGACGATGGTTCAGAATTTATCACATCTCCACAAAGTGCTGTGGATGAAGCGGTTAGTGCATTAATCGCATTGGGTTATAAACCACAACAAGCATCTAAAACTGTTTCTCAAGTTGCTAAGCCGGACATGACCAGTGAAGTATTGATCCGTGAATCATTAAAATCGATGATTTAATCATCTTCTAATTGTTGAGTACTTATTTATGATTGAAGCAGATCGTTTAATTGCGGCAGATAACCCAACTTTTCGCGAAGAGGATGTGATTGATAGAGCCATCCGTCCTAAAAAGTTAGATGATTATCAAGGCCAAGATCATGTTCGAGGTCAAATGGAGATTTTCATTAAAGCTGCACAAATGCGTGAAGAAGCACTGGATCATCTACTTATTTTTGGTCCTCCAGGTTTAGGTAAGACAACATTAGCCAATATTGTAGCTAATGAGATGGGCGTAAATATAAGAACGACATCAGGACCTGTTCTTGAAAAAGCAGGGGACTTAGCTGCATTACTGACGAATTTAGAAGAAAACGATATTTTATTTATTGATGAAATTCATCGCTTAAGCCCTATGGTTGAAGAAGTGCTTTATCCTGCGATGGAAGATTATCAACTTGATATAATGATAGGTGAAGGCCCCGCAGCTCGTTCAATAAAAATTGATTTACCTCCGTTTACTTTAATTGGTGCAACGACAAGGGCTGGATCATTAACATCACCGCTTCGTGATCGTTTTGGTATTGTGCAACGTTTAGAATATTACAAAGTCGAAGATCTTCAGCACATAGTTCAACGCAGCGCAGATTGTTTGAATTTATCAATGGAGTCTGAAGGTGCATTAGAAGTGGCTCGTCGTGCACGTGGTACTCCTCGTATTGCTAACCGCTTATTACGCCGTGTTCGTGATTATGCTGAAGTTATGAGTGATGGAAATATCTCATCTGATATCGCTGATAAAGCGCTTAATATGCTCGATGTGGATGTTCGAGGTTTTGATTACATGGACAGAAAGCTATTGTTAGCTATTATGGAGAAGTTTGATGGTGGGCCTGTTGGCTTAGATAATATCGCAGCAGCCATTGGTGAAGAGCGAGATACCATTGAAGATGTCATTGAACCTTATCTCATTCAACAAGGCTATCTGCAAAGAACGCCTAGAGGGCGAATTGTATCTGATCGGGCATATCTACATTTTGGAATTGATAAGCCTGATAAATAGATTTCGTTACGGTATTAATATATTTACACAGTCTATTAATATTTTAAGCTGAGTTAATTGAAAGCGAGTGATCAAAATCACTCGTTTTTTCGTATATGGATTATTGAAAGTGTGAAAAATGAACACTTACTAAAAAATAAATGTAATTAACTTACAATTTTGAGACAAACCTTTTGAAAGAAATCTTGTTTCCTATTAATATTAGCGGGTTCTATATTAGAGTTAACTTAACATTAAATTAACCTGATTTACACATTTATGTAACACTTTGTGGTTATTAATACGCTAATGAATATTAAGACTACATAGATAAAGTGTTTACGCTCACTTAAAAGTATGGAAGTACTGTGTCATTCAGCCTGACACAAAGGAGTTCTCATGATCACTGATGTAGTGGAGTTATCGCGTCTGCAATTTGCAATGACAGCGATGTATCACTTCCTATTCGTTCCTCTGACTCTAGGTATGGCCTTTTTATTGGCTATTATGGAGTCTTTATATGTAATGACCGACAAACAAATCTACAAGGACATGACAAAGTTCTGGGGTAAATTGTTCGGTATTAACTTTGCACTAGGTGTAGCAACTGGTTTAACAATGGAATTCCAGTTTGGTACTAACTGGTCTTACTATTCACACTACGTTGGTGATATTTTCGGGGCACCTCTTGCCATCGAAGCACTAATGGCTTTCTTCTTAGAATCTACTTTTGTTGGTTTATTCTTCTTTGGTTGGGATCGTTTATCTAAACGTCAACACCTTGCAGTAACTTGGTTAGTTGCTTTAGGTTCAAACTTCTCAGCACTTTGGATTCTAGTAGCTAACGGCTGGATGCAAAACCCAGTAGGTGCGGAATTTAACTTTGAAACAATGCGTATGGAAATGGTGAGCTTCGCTGAAGTTGTACTAAACCCAGTAGCACAAGTTAAATTTGTTCACACAGTAGCATCAGGTTACACATGTGGCGCAATGTTCGTACTAGGTATCAGTTCTTACTACCTACTAAAAGGCCGTGATATTGCATTTGCACGTCGTTCATTCGCAATTGCTGCTTCTTTTGGTATGGCATCAATCCTATCTGTAATGGTTCTTGGTGATGAGTCTGGCTATGAGCTAGGTGAAGTACAACAAGTTAAACTTGCTGCTATCGAAGCTGAATGGCATACAGAAGAAGCGCCTGCTGCGTTTACTGTGATTGGTTTACCAAATCAAGAATCTATGGAAACAGATTACGCAATTAAGATCCCATATGTAATGGGTATTATTGCAACTCGTTCTCTAGATAAGCAAGTGACTGGCTTACGTGACCTTAAAGACCAACATGAACTTCGCATCCGAAACGGTATGGTTGCGTACGGTCTACTTGAGAAATTACGTAATGGTGAGAAAACACCTGAAAACATTGCTGCATTTGATGATGTAAAACATGACTTAGGTTATGGCTTACTTCTTAAGCGTTATACAGATAACGTAGTTGATGCAACAGAAGACCAAATTAAAGCGGCTGCGGATGATTCAATCCCAACAGTATGGCCATTGTTCTTCTCATTCCGAATCATGGTAGCTTGTGGCGTATTAATGCTTGGTATCTTTGCTTTTGCATTTGTTCAAACATGTCGTCAAAAAATCGAAGCGAAGCCTTGGTTACTTAAAGCTGCACTATTTGGCATGCCATTACCATGGATTGCGATTGAAGCAGGTTGGTTCGTAGCAGAATATGGTCGTCAACCATGGGCTGTTGGTGAGATCTTACCTGTAAACGTAGCGGCATCGGCATTAACAGCAACTGAAATTCTAATTTCAATGGCTGCAATAATTGGCTTGTACACGATTTTCTTGATTGCTGAAGTTTACCTAATGGTGAAATTTGCTCGTAAAGGTCCAAGTAGCTTGAAAACAGGCCGCTACCACTTTGAGCAAAACGGTCAAGATTCAGAAGCGAAATTAACTCGCCAAGTAGAAGCATAAAAACGGAGATTTGAGCAATGTTTGATTACGAAGTATTGCGATTTGTTTGGTGGGCATTAATCGGTGTATTACTGATTGGTTTCGCTGTAACAGATGGATTCGATATGGGTGTTGGTGCACTAGTACCTGTTATCGGTAAAACAGATTCAGAACGTCGAGTTATGATTAACTCAATTGCCCCTCACTGGGATGGTAACCAAGTATGGTTAATCACTGCTGGTGGTGCATTATTCGCAGCATGGCCATTAGTATACGCAACATCATTTTCAGGTTTTTACCTAGCAATGATCGTAACGTTAGCAGCATTATGGTTCCGTCCTGTTGGATTTGATTACCGTTCTAAAATTGAAGATAAACGCTGGCGTTCAGCGTGGGATGCAGCGATCTTTATTGGTAGCTTTGTTCCACCAGTTATCTTTGGTGTTGCGTTTGGTAACCTTCTACAAGGTGTTCCATTCCAACTGGATAACCTAATGATGCCAACTTACCACGGTTCATTCTTTGGTCTGTTAAACCCATTTGCACTAGTGTGTGGCTTAGTAAGTTCATTTATGTTCATTACTCAAGGCGCAACATGGCTACAAATGAAAACAACGGGTGATTTGCACACTCGCGCACGAAATATGGCAATGATCTTTAGTGCTCTTGTAATTGTTCTATTTGTTATTGCAGGTATCTGGGCTCAGAGCATTGAAGGTTATGTGATTGTAGGTAGCCTAGATCACTTTGCACCGTCAAATCCATTAAACAAAGAAGTAACTCGTGAAGTAGGTGCTTTGTTCCATAACTTCAACGAATACCCATTACTATGGATTGCGCCAGCATTAGCAGTGATCATGCCTATCGTTACAATTATTGCATCTCGTGCAAATATTGGCGGTCTTGCGTTCTTAAGCTCAAGTTTAACTAACGCTGGTGTTATCTTAACTTCTGGTTTTGCGTTATTCCCATTCGTAATGCCATCAAGCTTGAACCCGAACCACAGCTTAACTATGTGGGATTCAACTTCAAGTGAGTTAACACTTACGCTAATGACATACGTTGCTATCGTAATGGTACCAATTATTCTTGCTTACACTATCTGGACGTACATTAAAATGTTTGGTCGTCTTGATAATAAATTCATTGAAGAGAACAAAACGTCTCTATACTAAGGAGTATTTACTATGTGGTATTTCGCATGGATTCTAGGTGTTCTACTTGCTTGTGCATTTGGTATCATCAATGCTCTTTGGTTAGAGCACTCAGAAATGATGGATAAAGACAGTGAGTAATCTCGCTGACAAAATTGATAGCGTACAATCTCCAATCAACAATATCGTCATTCGTTTATTGTTGGTTGGTGTCGCAGTGTTCCATATGGCTATGCTAATGTGGGAACCGACAATATACGCTGAGCGAATTGGTGGATTTAGTGGGTTATTGGCCCCAGCTCTAATTTACTCAGTGTGTACGGCATTCATTTTTGTTGTTGGATTTATCCCACAGAAATGGGGATGGAAGCTTCTGTTTAGCCCATATTTTTCAATGTTGATTTTGATATATTTCAGTTACTTATACTTTATGTAGTTTGCTTGCATTAAAGTCATCAGTTGAAACATAATATTGAGTGGTTTGTTACTTATTTAAGTGACAAACCATTTTTTTTTACGATTTAACCTCAAAATGTAAATATCATATAGTTACCTAGGGTTAAGATCAGTTATAGTTAGCAATTGATTTTTCAATAATAATGAGAAAGGTGAGATGAATATGAATCCATTTAAATGGCCTATAACCATTTATTATGAAGATACCGATGCCGGTGGCGTTGTATATCATTCAAACTACCTTAAGTTCTTTGAGCGTGCACGAACTGAACTATTACGAGATAAAGGGGTCTCCCAACAAGTAATGTTGAATGAATCTATAGGCTTTGTTGTAAAGAGTTTACAGATTGATTTCATTTCAGCTGCTCGTTTAGATGAACAACTTATTGTTGAAACATTAATAACAGAAATTAAAAAAGTATCGCTAACCTTTTGTCAAATATTGGTTAATTCTGACGGTAAAGTATTGTGCAAAGCTACGGTTAAGGTAGCCTGTGTCGATAATTCAGTTATGAAACCAACGGCGATCCCATCGTTTATTTTATCGGAGATATCTTGTGACAGGTGAACTATCAATTCTCGATCTATTTTTACAAGCTAGTTTATTAGTTAAGATCGTGATGCTTATTCTATTAAGCTTGTCTGTAATTTCATGGGCGATGATTTTTAAGCGCTCAAAAGTATTATCTGTAGCTCGTAGCGATGCGGAACGTTTTGAAGATAAATTTTGGTCTGGTATGGATCTATCTCAACTGTTCAATGAAGTGAAAGTTCGTAAAGATCGAATTAGCGGAACAGAGAAAATCTTTTATTCAGGTTTTAACGAATTTGCTCGTTTATCTCGAGTAAATTCGTCTTCATCAGAAGCGGTAATGGACGGAACGGCTCGTGCTATGCGTGTGACGGTTTCTCGTGAAGTAGATAACTTAGAGACGAACCTACCTTTCCTAGCGACAGTTGGCTCTATTACACCTTATATCGGCCTGTTTGGTACGGTATGGGGTATTATGCACGCATTCATTGCTCTGGGTGCAGTAAAACAAGCAACACTTGCTATGGTGGCTCCGGGTATCGCTGAAGCACTTGTAGCGACAGCTATGGGTTTATTTGCTGCTATTCCAGCAGTTATCGCTTATAACCGTTTAAGTGTTAAAGTAGGCAAGTTAGAACACAACTATGCTGCATTTATGGATGAGTTCTCAAGCATTCTTCACCGTCAAGCTATGGCGAGTCAGGAGAAGTAATGTCTGGCTATCAACCTAAAAAGCGTAAGTTAACTGCCGAAATCAATGTGGTTCCATACATTGATGTAATGTTAGTGCTATTAATTATCTTTATGGTAACGGCTCCTTTTGTAACTCAAGGTGTTGATGTTGATTTACCGGAAATGACCAATACGAAATCAGCACAGGCAATGGCAGGAGAAGACCCTAATGCGACATTTATTATCGTTGAAGTAGATAAAGACGGTAATTTAGGTTTAAGCGTTGATAACCAAGAAGTGCGTCGCCCAATGTCGATGCAAGAGATGATCACTAACGTAAAAGCAGAATTAAGCATAAAGCCAAATTCCCCCGTTGCTGTTGGTGGCGATGCAAGTACGCCATATGCTGAAATTGTGTTGGTCTTGGATGAATTGAGTCGAGCGGGTGTCAGTAAAGTAGGCTTGCTCACTGATCTCAAGGAATAGAAGTGAATAACCATTGATGAAAGCGGATAATAATTACACATTTGCCATTGGTGTTTCTGTAGTGCTTCACTTACTGTTAGTGATAGCACTGATATTCGGTAGCGATTTTTCTTTAGATGACAAAGCTAAGCCAAATACGATTCAAGCAGTTGTGATTGATCCAGGCACTATCGCTAAGCAAGCAAGTCAAATTCGACAAGAGCGTGAAAGAGCTGAGCGAGCTGAACAAGATCGTTTGAAGAAATTAAAACAGCAGGCAGAGCGATTAGAAAAAAATCGAAAAGCGGAAGAAGAACGCATTCGTCGATTGAAAGAAAAGCAAGTTCAAGAGAAAAAAGCGGCTCGTCAAGCGGAAGAAGAACGCAAAAAAGCAGTAGCTGAGGCGAAGAAAGAAAAAGAACGAGCTGTGGCAGCAGAGGCTGAACGTAAACGAAAAGCAGACGCAGCAGCGAAAGCAGAAGCGGCAAAGCAGGCTAAAATAAAAGCTGATAAAGAAAAAGCGGCTAAAGAGGCGGCTAAGAAAGTACAGTTAGAAAAAGAACGAGCAGCTAAAGCTGAAGCAGATCGTAAGGCAAAAGAAAAAGCGGCCAAAGCAGAAGCTGAGCGTAAGCAGAAAGAAGCAGCATTAAATGATATCTTTGCAGGTTTAGAAGATGAGAGCGTTAAAAATACATCTGCGAAAGATAAGCATATTAGTGATGAAGTTAATCGTCATGCGGCAATTTATACTCAAATGATTCAACAAAATTTGTTGGTAGATGAGACGTATGTCGGTAAAAGTTGTCGAGTGAAAATTAAGTTAGCGTCTTCTGGATTGCTTTTATCTGTAACCACACTAGGTGGTGATGCTCAAGTTTGTCGAGCAGCAAAAACAGCAGTGACAAAAGTGAATGTATTTCCTATGCCAAAAGATGCGGATGTTGTTGCTAAGTTAACGAATATAAACCTTACCGTTCAACCAGAATAAGGAAGAGCAAGTGCTTAAACGATGGATATTAACCCTATTTGTGGTTTGTTTAGGTTTTAGTCAGGTCGCAAAAGCCGAGCTAGAACTGGTTATTACAGAAGGTATTGATTCAGCAAGACCAATTGGTATTGTGCCTTTTAAATGGCATGGAGAAGGTAAGTTACCACAAGATATATCTGCGATTATTTCGTCTGATTTACAGCGTAGTGGTAAGTTTAGTCCTATTCCAACGAATAAAATGCCACAAACACCTTACAAAGATTCGGACATTAATTACGAAGCTTGGACAAAAATGGGGGTGGATGCCATTGTTACTGGTGAAGTTAAATTAAACGCACAAGGTAAGTATGAAGTTACATACAAACTTATCGATGTTGTTCGTGGTCAGCTAACTAAAGGTCAATCTAAGGCATTAGATGAATCAGGTAAGTTAGTACTTACTCGAGACCATATTTTAGTTAATAAAGTGGCGTCATTATCGACAAAGCAACTGCGTAAATATGCACACCGTATTTCTGATGTGGTGTATGAGAAATTGACAGGTGAAAGAGGTGCGTTTTTAACTCGTATCGCTTATGTTGTTGTAAATGATAAAGCACAATACCCATACCAGTTAAGAATTGCTGACTATGATGGTTATAATGAACGTTTAGTTCTGAAATCGAAACAACCTATCATGTCACCAGCATGGTCACCTGATGGTAAAAAGCTTGCATATGTAAGTTTTGAAAATAGAAAGTCACAAATTTTCATTATGAATATTTATACGGGTAAGAGAGAGTTAATTGCTTCTTATCCGCGTCATAATGGAGCTCCGCGCTTCTCACATGATGGTGATAAGTTAGCGATAGTATTATCAAAATCTGGAAGTCTGCAAATTTATGTTGTGGATTTGAAGACCAAAAAAATGAGTCAAATTACTCGCGGTAGAGCGAATAATACCGAACCTTTTTGGGCTCCAGATAACAAGTCACTTATATTTACATCAGATCGGGGTGGTAAACCTCAGATATATAGAGTAAATTTAGGGGATGGTTCGACTAAACGTTTAACCTGGCAAGGCAGTCAAAATCTTGGTGGGCAGATTACTCCAGACGGTAAATACATCGTTATGGTAAATCGCTCAGAGACTGGATTTAATCTAGCGAAACAAGATTTAGAAACCGGTGCTGTCCAGGTCTTAACAAAGACACTACTGGATGAGTCACCAAGTATTGCGCCAAATGGTGGCATGGTGATTTACAGTTCAATCTATAGAAAACAAAATGTTCTTTCTATGGTTTCTATAGATGGCCGTTTTAAAGCTCGCTTACCAGCGACTAACGGTCGTGTAAGGGCACCAGCGTGGTCGCCATTTTTATAGCTACTAAAATATTTAGGAAAATAAGGAAAATACAATGCAACTAAATAAACTTCTTAAGAGCCTTTTAATCGCGTTGCCTGTGGTTGCTCTTTCAGCTTGTAGTTCTAGCGACAGCGCAACTGACAGTACTGCTGGCCAAGAATCAACTAATGCTGCAGAGACTCAAACAACTAACGGTGCAGAAGGTCAAACAGATACAGCTGTTCTATCTTCTATCGAAGCTGATGAAGCAATGAACGAAGCTGAAGTACGTGCTCAAGCTGAGCAAGAACTTCGTAAAGTTCAAACTGTTTACTTCGCATTTGATAACTCAACAATCTCTTCAGAATACGAAGATATGCTTGCAGCTCACGCAGCTTTCCTAAGTGCTGATCCTTCAATCAAAGTAACTGTTGAAGGTCACGCTGATGAGCGCGGTACTCCTGAATACAACATCGCTCTAGGCGAGCGTCGTGCTAAAGCAGTATCTAAGTACCTACAAGCTCTAGGTGTTTCTGCAGACCAAATCTCTATCGTAAGCTACGGTGAAGAGAAGCCACTAGTTCTTGGCCAAACAGCTGAAGACTACGCTAAAAACCGTCGTGCAGTATTAGTATACTAATCGATAGTTTATAAGGCTGACTTATATGAAATACAGTAACCTTAAGCGAATCATTCCGCTTACGTTGCTGGCTAGTGCGGCGACCCTTGTGGTCGCCGCACCTGCTCCAGTCACAGATTTAAATGCCAGTTCCAATTCTACCTCTTCTGCTCCTGCATCATCGGCAAGTATTGAACGCCTAGAACGTTTAATTAAAAGTCGTAATCAAATTCAGCTTCAATTACAACAGCAGTTGGATGGTTTATCTCAAGAGCTTTCAGAGATGCGAGGCACGGTAGAGCGCAATAGCTATGAACTTGATCAGATGCTTGAGCGTCAACGTCAGCTGTATATTGAAATAGACAACATAAGAACAGCTAAACCAACTGTAGAAGCGAAGCCTGAAGCAACAGAAGGTGGATCAACAGAAGGTGCTTATGCTGCTGATACTAATGAAAATGCGGCTTACCAAAATGCAGTGGATTTGATCTTAAAAGAGAAAAACTACGCAGGGGCAACAAAAGCATTTCAAGAATTTGTAACGGCATACCCTGATTCAGTATATAGCTCTAATGCACATTACTGGTTAGGACAGCTGTACTTTGCTCAAAAAAATGATGTAGAAGCAGCCAAGAGTTTTGCTAAAGTCGTTAGTTATGCAGACTCAAATAAACGAGCTGATGCTCTACTGAAGTTAGGCGAAGTTGCTAAACGCAATAATAATAATGCGGCAGCGAAAAAATATTATCAAAAAGTAGTGAGTGAGTATCCAGATAGCACGACCGCGAAAACGGCAGCATCTAAACTGAAATCACTGTAACTTTGCTGAATTTTTAGTATTTTTAAAACATAAAGGAGCCTATGGCTCCTTTTTTATTTCCCCTAACTTGCTGACTAAATCATTAGGGGTATAATGCTCAGACTATTTGAAAAAAGTTACTGAGCTGAGCAATGGGCCATATTCTAGATCACATCGATACCGTTTATCCTTTCCCTCCAAAGCCAATCGCATTAAGTGCGGAAGAGAAAGTAGAATACATTTCTAAAATTAAACAATTACTTAAAGATAAAAATGCGGTATTAATTGCCCATTATTATACGGACCCTGAAATTCAAGCATTAGCTGAAGAGACTGGTGGTTTTGTTGGTGATTCACTTGAAATGGCTAAATTTGGTAATCGTCATGAAGCAAAAACATTAGTGATTGCTGGTGTTCGTTTCATGGGAGAATCTGCAAAAATCCTAACGCCTGAAAAAACCATTTTAATGCCGACATTAGAGGCTGAGTGTTCATTAGATTTAGGTTGTCCAGCAGACAAGTTTACTGAGTTTTGTGACGCGCATCCTGATCACACGGTTGTGGTTTACGCTAATACTTCTGCAGCAGTAAAAGCTCGAGCTGATTGGGTAGTAACATCAAGCATTGCTTTAGAAATCGTAGAGCACCTAGATGATGAAGATAAAAAAATCATCTGGGGTCCTGATCGTCATTTAGGCTCATATATTGCGAATAAAACTGGCGCAGATATGCTTCTATGGCAAGGTGAGTGTATTGTTCATGATGAATTCTCAGCAAAAGCCTTAAAAGATGCTAAAGCACTTCACCCTGATGCTGCTGTGTTAGTTCACCCTGAATCACCTGCAAGTGTTGTTGAGTTAGCGGACGCTGTTGGTTCTACAAGTCAATTAATCAAAGCAGCTAAAGAGCTACCACAACAAAAAATGATTGTTGCAACAGATAAAGGTATTTTCTTTAAAATGCAGCAAATGGTGCCAGAGAAAGAATTACTTGAAGCACCAACTGCAGGTGCTGGCGCAACATGCCGTAGTTGTGCTCACTGTCCTTGGATGGCTATGAATGGCTTAGTTGCTATTGAGAAGTCACTTCGAGAAGGTGGGTCTGAGCATGAGATTTTTGTAGATGAAGAAACACGCTTAAAATCTCTTATTCCATTAAATCGTATGTTAGATTTTGCTGAGCAATTAAACGCAAATAGATAATGCGATAAATGTTTTATATAAAAATGGCGACCATATTGGTCGCCATTTTTTTATTTTATTTTTGGACTTTATTTATTCGTCGCGACTTGCTTCTGCTTCTGCAAGTTCATAACCACGCATGGTTAATCCTGATAGCATCATAGGTACGGCATTGTAAATTTCAGTGAATTCACCTAACCCTTCGATACCTTGCTCTTCTAATGCAGATAGCGCCGTCTCTGGGTCAAAAAGCATACTAATAGAAAGTAACACACCACCAAGTAG
The Aliivibrio fischeri ATCC 7744 = JCM 18803 = DSM 507 DNA segment above includes these coding regions:
- the ruvC gene encoding crossover junction endodeoxyribonuclease RuvC, translated to MSIILGIDPGSRITGYGVIRQNGRHLQYLGSGCIRMSEKELPGRLKQIYAGVSEIITQFQPDVFAIEQVFMSKNADSALKLGQARGSAIVAAVNADLPVYEYAARLIKQAVTGTGGADKSQVQHMVMSMLKLPAKPQADAADALGAAICHANTNKTLIALAGKATGARRGRYR
- the ruvA gene encoding Holliday junction branch migration protein RuvA, coding for MIGRLRGNLLEKQPPELLIEVSGIGYEVQMPMSCFYELPEVGSEAIIYTHYVVREDAQLLYGFNTKNERALFREVIKANGVGPKLGLAILSGMTAAQFVQSVEREDISTLVKLPGVGKKTAERLVVEMKDRLKGWGAGDLFTPATDAAPMDDGSEFITSPQSAVDEAVSALIALGYKPQQASKTVSQVAKPDMTSEVLIRESLKSMI
- the ruvB gene encoding Holliday junction branch migration DNA helicase RuvB, whose protein sequence is MIEADRLIAADNPTFREEDVIDRAIRPKKLDDYQGQDHVRGQMEIFIKAAQMREEALDHLLIFGPPGLGKTTLANIVANEMGVNIRTTSGPVLEKAGDLAALLTNLEENDILFIDEIHRLSPMVEEVLYPAMEDYQLDIMIGEGPAARSIKIDLPPFTLIGATTRAGSLTSPLRDRFGIVQRLEYYKVEDLQHIVQRSADCLNLSMESEGALEVARRARGTPRIANRLLRRVRDYAEVMSDGNISSDIADKALNMLDVDVRGFDYMDRKLLLAIMEKFDGGPVGLDNIAAAIGEERDTIEDVIEPYLIQQGYLQRTPRGRIVSDRAYLHFGIDKPDK
- the cydA gene encoding cytochrome ubiquinol oxidase subunit I — protein: MTDVVELSRLQFAMTAMYHFLFVPLTLGMAFLLAIMESLYVMTDKQIYKDMTKFWGKLFGINFALGVATGLTMEFQFGTNWSYYSHYVGDIFGAPLAIEALMAFFLESTFVGLFFFGWDRLSKRQHLAVTWLVALGSNFSALWILVANGWMQNPVGAEFNFETMRMEMVSFAEVVLNPVAQVKFVHTVASGYTCGAMFVLGISSYYLLKGRDIAFARRSFAIAASFGMASILSVMVLGDESGYELGEVQQVKLAAIEAEWHTEEAPAAFTVIGLPNQESMETDYAIKIPYVMGIIATRSLDKQVTGLRDLKDQHELRIRNGMVAYGLLEKLRNGEKTPENIAAFDDVKHDLGYGLLLKRYTDNVVDATEDQIKAAADDSIPTVWPLFFSFRIMVACGVLMLGIFAFAFVQTCRQKIEAKPWLLKAALFGMPLPWIAIEAGWFVAEYGRQPWAVGEILPVNVAASALTATEILISMAAIIGLYTIFLIAEVYLMVKFARKGPSSLKTGRYHFEQNGQDSEAKLTRQVEA
- the cydB gene encoding cytochrome d ubiquinol oxidase subunit II, translating into MFDYEVLRFVWWALIGVLLIGFAVTDGFDMGVGALVPVIGKTDSERRVMINSIAPHWDGNQVWLITAGGALFAAWPLVYATSFSGFYLAMIVTLAALWFRPVGFDYRSKIEDKRWRSAWDAAIFIGSFVPPVIFGVAFGNLLQGVPFQLDNLMMPTYHGSFFGLLNPFALVCGLVSSFMFITQGATWLQMKTTGDLHTRARNMAMIFSALVIVLFVIAGIWAQSIEGYVIVGSLDHFAPSNPLNKEVTREVGALFHNFNEYPLLWIAPALAVIMPIVTIIASRANIGGLAFLSSSLTNAGVILTSGFALFPFVMPSSLNPNHSLTMWDSTSSELTLTLMTYVAIVMVPIILAYTIWTYIKMFGRLDNKFIEENKTSLY
- the cydX gene encoding cytochrome bd-I oxidase subunit CydX, whose protein sequence is MWYFAWILGVLLACAFGIINALWLEHSEMMDKDSE
- a CDS encoding cyd operon YbgE family protein; translation: MSNLADKIDSVQSPINNIVIRLLLVGVAVFHMAMLMWEPTIYAERIGGFSGLLAPALIYSVCTAFIFVVGFIPQKWGWKLLFSPYFSMLILIYFSYLYFM
- the ybgC gene encoding tol-pal system-associated acyl-CoA thioesterase — translated: MNMNPFKWPITIYYEDTDAGGVVYHSNYLKFFERARTELLRDKGVSQQVMLNESIGFVVKSLQIDFISAARLDEQLIVETLITEIKKVSLTFCQILVNSDGKVLCKATVKVACVDNSVMKPTAIPSFILSEISCDR
- the tolQ gene encoding protein TolQ, with protein sequence MTGELSILDLFLQASLLVKIVMLILLSLSVISWAMIFKRSKVLSVARSDAERFEDKFWSGMDLSQLFNEVKVRKDRISGTEKIFYSGFNEFARLSRVNSSSSEAVMDGTARAMRVTVSREVDNLETNLPFLATVGSITPYIGLFGTVWGIMHAFIALGAVKQATLAMVAPGIAEALVATAMGLFAAIPAVIAYNRLSVKVGKLEHNYAAFMDEFSSILHRQAMASQEK